GCCATTTCTCTCGactgtatgtaaaaatgtctacACCAATTAAATCACTGGCTGCTTGTATTTCCATCTCTGTCGCCCAAGTTCCAACATATTTCATTCTTGATGTGGCAATGTACTCTGGTACAGAGCTGTATCCTTGTCTAAGATTCTGTACATATTTATCTTCATTCTGCAGTATGTGTGTAATGACAGCCCGTCTTACTTTTCTGTGTTCTTCTTCACTTCCACTTACAGCGAAAGCTACTGCTCTAAAAAAGCAATTACCATCGCCcaaaatactttttgtttcaCAAGGTTCAGCCATTTCAATAATCTCATTTGGATTATTGTcttcttttataatatttacgATGTTTAGCTTTAAGCAAACACTCTTTTGTTGCTGTAATGTCAATGGACTAAACTTTAAAGAAACATTGACAGTTTCTGAAACAAATTCAACATCACCTGAATTTTCTTTTGTTGGGTATAAAGAAggcatttctgttttctgttctacACACGTTTCATTCCCAGATATCTTATCTGTGTTTGTGACATAAGTCAAAGATTTACTGCAGCCAACATCAGCTTCCATTTCTGACACAGCCTTGTAGTGTAAATCATTTGAGTTGTATTTGTTCACACTTTTCTTCACTTTTCCTTTATGCTGTtcatttttcttgtattttttattgatggATTTCATAATTGAAATGTAAGTTTCATCCTCATGTAATCTTTTCTTTgccttcatttgtttttcttctttgaacTCTGTACTATTGCTGCAGTCAAGTTTCTCACTAGAATCCTCACGTGACTTTAAAGACACATTTGATGCTAGATCACACAGTGAATGTTGAGATGGtgatttacaaaataatacacaGTCACCATCCTTGCTCTTTCCACATACAACAACTTCATAATGGCAGCtgtttacatgtttcaaatatATGCCACTGTCTTGACAACCATGTGCATTAAAGGAAGCATTTGAAGATGAAAATCTAAACCATTTGTCTTGACTGTATGTAAATATGTCTATGCCAATTAAATCACTGGCTGCttgtatttccatctctgttgcCCGATTTCCAACGAATTTCATTCTTGTTTTTGCAATGTAGTCTGGTACAGAGCTGTGTCCTTGTTTGAGATACTGTACATACTTATCTTCATTCTGCAGAATGTGTGTAACTACAGCCCGTCTTACTTTTCTGTGTTCTCGTTCCGTTCCACTTACAGCAAAGGCTAATGCTCTAAAAAAAGAGTTTTCATCTGAAACAATCTTGTTCGTTTCACAAGGCTCAACCACTTCAACAGTCTCAGGtggattgttttgttgttttacaatGTTTGCAATGTTTAACTTTAAGCAAACACCCTTTTGTTGCTCAAATGTTAATGGACTAAACCGTAAAGAAACACTAGCAGTTTGTGAAAGGAATGTAACATCACCTGCATTTTCATTAGTTGGGTATGGCGTTTTTGTTCTCTGTTGTGCACACGTTTCTTTCACAGATGTTTTGTCCATGAAATCATTCAGAAATTGACTGCACCCAACATCAACTTCCACGTCCGACTTCTCACTTTCACTCTCATTTTCTGCTTGACCAGCGTTCTCGACTACTTGCCAGAATGGCTGTTTTTTGCCAGTCATAACCGCGTTGACCCCAGTTACCTCAAACTCCTGGTAACGTGCATTTATAGACACGGCAAGTTTCCGGAAATGAACAATCAGCGAGTGCAAGTTCCGATGGTAAACCACTACACTCTTACCATCAGCTACACATCTGCCATCACTGCGTCTTGAATGTGGATCAATCACTGCATACCAGGAACCTTCTCTGACAGCTGCACATATGGTTAGCTTAATATTCACTAAAACAGTATCAAACCTCTGGAATGCTCGATTTACTGCTTCATCAAATGACATAGCATACCCTTGTAGTTCTCCATCATATTTATTGACACCAAACAAGCCAGTCAATGTTTCACCATAGTTTATTGAAAACTGACAATCTTTCAGATTGTGTGTGTCTGGTAGCTCATGAACAGCTATGAAGCCTGATTCAGGATCGTTGATTTTCCC
This DNA window, taken from Cyprinus carpio isolate SPL01 unplaced genomic scaffold, ASM1834038v1 S000006795, whole genome shotgun sequence, encodes the following:
- the LOC109057703 gene encoding uncharacterized protein LOC109057703, producing the protein MPRTKHSQRCQAAKKRMADRRTEGLPPLKKPAEISEHCVHHNVHKITDLDNFLKKPDLDNFCKEPTIDNFRKEFTIDNFCKEPTIDNFCKEPTIDNLPENDLEKPLKSLKNKKAFSETLPQSSSMPQSSSLSLSTTNDTKMTVNDVSALSPQTSYISGSFHQGDYRFGRNRGSQCGANCLTAIMMCKMKSVLQWTRSDLNAVLIHGNDLYSAMRNAGKINDPESGFIAVHELPDTHNLKDCQFSINYGETLTGLFGVNKYDGELQGYAMSFDEAVNRAFQRFDTVLVNIKLTICAAVREGSWYAVIDPHSRRSDGRCVADGKSVVVYHRNLHSLIVHFRKLAVSINARYQEFEVTGVNAVMTGKKQPFWQVVENAGQAENESESEKSDVEVDVGCSQFLNDFMDKTSVKETCAQQRTKTPYPTNENAGDVTFLSQTASVSLRFSPLTFEQQKGVCLKLNIANIVKQQNNPPETVEVVEPCETNKIVSDENSFFRALAFAVSGTEREHRKVRRAVVTHILQNEDKYVQYLKQGHSSVPDYIAKTRMKFVGNRATEMEIQAASDLIGIDIFTYSQDKWFRFSSSNASFNAHGCQDSGIYLKHVNSCHYEVVVCGKSKDGDCVLFCKSPSQHSLCDLASNVSLKSREDSSEKLDCSNSTEFKEEKQMKAKKRLHEDETYISIMKSINKKYKKNEQHKGKVKKSVNKYNSNDLHYKAVSEMEADVGCSKSLTYVTNTDKISGNETLVH